CTCCATTCAACGTGTGATTCGCGATGTCGATACGAATGATCTCATGTTGTCATTGAAAGTATCCAGCGAAGATGTTCAGGAAGTGCTGTTCCAGAACATGTCGAAGCGCATGGCGGAAACCTTCAAGCAGGATATGGAATTTATGGGGCCGGTGCGGCTGCGTGATGTGGAAGAAGCGCAGCAGCGGATTGTCGGTATTATTCGGCGCCTGGAAGATGCAGGTGAAATTGTAGTATCACGCGGAGGCGGTGATGATGTCATTGTCTAGAATCATCAAGTCGACAGAAACTTCCTTAGCGCGGGCAAAAGTGATTGAAATCATCCAGGTATCTTTTGATCCCGGCCACGAACGTGATTCCGTCGATCGCAGTGATCCCGGGAAACATGAGATCGTTGAAGAGACTGCCATGCAACAAAAGTTGCTGGAGAGATTCGAGCAGGAAAAACTGCAGGCGTGGATTCAATTGGAACAGGAAAAACAGAGGTTGCAGGAAGAATATGAACAATTAAAACATGCGTTGCTGTCAGAACAAAAACAAGCGATGGAAACGGCTCGCAAAGATGGATTTGCTTCCGGATATGATGAGGGTAAAAACAAAGCATTTGAAGAATATCGAACGACCATTGAAAAGTCGGAGCAAATCCTTAGATACACGCAGCAAGAACGTCTCGACTATCTGGCAGAAAATGAACCATTTATGATTGAACTGGTATGTGAGATCGCCAGACGGGTGATTCATAGACAATTGCAAGTATCTCCCGACTTGTTGATTCCAATCATCAAGCAGGCATTGCAAGAAATTCAAGATTATCAAAAAGTTGAGATTCGGGTACATCCGGACGATTATGAGCATGTCTTTCAATCGAAACATACGTTGGTAAACTCCATACCCGGTCAAAGCGAAATTTTGATCATACCTGACAGCAATGTCGAGAATGGCGGTTGCGTCATTCAGTCGGAATTTGGAACAGTGGATGCCAGGATCGATACACAACTATCTGAAATCAAACGAGCCTTAACAAGTGTAGCCAGAGGAACAGACTAATGCGGTTGCCGAATGAGCGTTTGCAATTGTATAAAAACTATTTGCACCAAGTAAAACCGATCCGAGTCAATGGAAAAGTCACAAAGGTTATTGGCATAACCGTTGAATCACAAGGACCTGCAGCAAAAATTGGCGATATATGCAAAATTCATTCTTCCACGAGAGAAGCCACGCTTGCGGAGGTTGTCGGATTTCGGGATCATCGGGTTGTATTGATGCCATTTTCGGATATGAGCGCGATCGGACCAGGCAGTGAAATTGTCGGTACAGGGGAATCCCTGCGTGTTCGTGTAGGCAGAGAACTCTTGGGCAGAATCGTAAACGGCCTTGGCGAACCGATTGATTCATATGGGGATTTGTTCACGCAAACGGTATATCCGGCACAGCAAAATCCTCCGAATCCGCTAACCAGACCTAGAATTACGGACGTACAAGAAGTAGGCGTTCGAGCCATTGATGCACTGCTGACAATTGGACGCGGCCAACGGGTCGGCGTATTTGCCGGCAGCGGTGTTGGGAAAAGCACGCTATTAGGCATGATTGCCCGCAATACTGCTGCGGATGTGAATGTCATCGCATTGATTGGCGAGCGGGGGAGAGAAGTACGGGAGTTTATTGATAAAGATCTAGGCTCTGAAGGTTTGCAAAGATCTGTTGTGGTAGTGGCAACGTCTGATCAGCCTCCATTGATGCGAATAAAAGGAGCATTCGTCGCAACTTCGATTGCCGAATACTTTCGCGATCAGGGGTATTCTGTCAATCTTATGATGGATTCGGTCACGCGTGTGGCGATGGCCCAACGGGAAATTGGCCTGGCAATCGGAGAACCGCCGACGACAAAAGGGTATACACCGTCTGTATTTGCCCTTTTGCCCAAGTTGCTGGAAAGGGCCGGGACTTCCGAGAAAGGTACGATTACCGGTCTTTATACGGTGCTTGTCGATGGTGATGATCTGAATGAACCGATTGCAGATGCAGTTCGAGGAATTTTGGATGGACATATTGTCCTCTCAAGAGATCTTGCGAACCGGGGGCATTTTCCAGCCATTGATGTACTAGGGAGCATTTCCCGTTTGATGACAGATATTACAGACTTTGATCAAAGAGATGCAGCAAGAAAACTGCGGACGATCCTGGCGGTTTATCGGGATGCGGAAGATCTGATCAAGATCGGCGCGTATCAAAGCGGGACAAATGAAAGAGTGGATATCGCGATTCGTCATGTCGACCAAGCAGAAGATTTTTTGCGTCAGGATATGCATGAACAAGCGACTTTTTCTGACAGTCGTTTACGCTTACTCGAGCATTTTGGAGGAATCAACATATGAATCGTAAAGTTGCAACCTCAACAAAAATCGCCAATTTTAAAAAACATCTGCGCGGTACGGCAGAATTGGAGTATGAAGAAGCATGCAATCAATTGAATGCTTGGCAAAAAAAACTTGACGATAAGCAAAGGGAAGTTCATGAGGCACAGTCAAGCGTATCGATTGCATTGGAAGCGCGCATGCACACTGCAGAAATTGTATCGTGGCAGCGTTTTATCGATGTATGTAAGCAGCAAATGGCAGAATTATCGATGCACTGCCAGCGAACGGAAGCCCTCTGCAAAGAAAAGCGCGAGCGATTGATTGAAAGCTATCAGGAAGAACAAAAATGGATCGAATATCGAAATCGTCAAATCATCCTGCAAAAAAAAGCGTTGGAATTTTCTGAACAAAAATTTTTGGATGAACTTGCGGTTCAAAGAAATTCACGTCCAGAATAGAGGTGGCGTGAATGGGAGCAAAGGAAAAGAAGAATCGGTTTCAATGGTTTCTATACATCGTATGTATTCCGGTGCTGTTTACACTTTTATTATCCATGGTCGTATTAAGCATGCTCGGTTTCCCGGTCATTGGGAAATTAAAAACAGTTTTTCATTCGATGTACACACATGGGAATGCAACGAATGTGCAAAAAACGGCCAATCAAAAGCAGACAACGGCCAATCAAAATTCGAATGGAAATTTGCAAGCTGCGATCCGCCAATTGCAATCGAAAAATCAGCAACTAAATCAATCGAACAATAGCGACAATCAAGAAATTTCAGCATTGCAGCAGCAAGTCAAGCAGTTGCGGCAACAGTTGACAGCGGCCAACCAGGTTTCGCAAACATATGTTGACCAAGCGAAGGTGTATGCCGCGATGCAACCGGATCAGGCTGCGAAAATCATTCAGCAATTGCCGGAAAATGTGGCGCTGCAAGTATTGTCACATTTGCAGCAAACGACAGAAGCTGCCATTTTCGACAAAATGGATCCGAAAACCGCTGCAAACTACCTGGCAAAACTTGCCCATTAACGGCAGGTGATTTTTTGAAAGGAGGTGATAACGATGGGGTTCGGAGCAGCTTTTATACGATCGCAAACTCAACTTTTGACGCAAGGAGCCAAGGGGACATCTGCGAAAACCAGCCAGGACAGCGCGCAAGGACAAAGCAATACACAGGGCCAGGGAATATTTGCGGAATTTCTAAAATTCGAGCAGATTCTCCTGCCGGCAAAGAAGATGAATGCAGCGTTTCCGACTGTCGATGCAAAACACAAGACAAGTACAACGAAAGACATGTCAAATCCAGAGACGCTACAAATCGTATTGCAATCGCTGCAAGCGTCGATTTTGCAGTTGCAGCACGTCATGCAGGCAAATCAAAGTTTGCCTCGCGTTTTGGACCAGCAGCAGAAAAAAGCTGCAGATCAATTGCTCACGGACATCGAGTCGTTTCTCGGACAAATCAAAGCAAACGCAGCCGGATTAGGAGTTCAAAATGATGCAATCAAAACAAACCCCCTGTTCGACTCGTTGCAGACACAGTGGCAAACAGTTAAGCAAGATCTTCAATCTCTTGCAAAATTTCCCGCTCTGGATCCGAGAATTTCGAAGATTCTAGACTCTGTAAGGAATTTTCAATTGCTGCAAACAGCATCCCAAAAACCATCCGGCGTTTCGCTGCAAAATCCGCTTATGGCAAGTCAAATTCATACGAGTCCTGCTGCAGATCAAGCAGTTGTTGATGCAATGACTCATAACAGCAGTGCCAAAGCGGAACCTGTCAAGAAAAACGCTCTCATGCAACAGGATGCGGGCAATGTCTTGCAAGGCATGGCGGGTTCGTCTGTTTCAAGCCATACAGTCAATGTCAATGTACCGGAAAAAGTGCCTGTAGCACGTTTTTCCACCGCATTTCAACAGATGTTGGATCAAAGTATGCACCAAGCCGGTACAGGCATCATGCAAGACCAGAATGGAACGACACAATTCCGCATGAAGCTGGTCCCGGAAGGACTGGGTGAAGTGCATGTCGTCATAACGTCTGACAATTCTCAAGTATCTGTACAATTGACAACTGCGACAGATCAGGCAAGACAGTTGTTGGAAGCACAAACACAAAATTTGCGTGATATCTTGTCTGCGAAGGGACTCACCTGCGATTCGGTTCAAGTGACAACCGGTGTTCCGGATCTGTCTTTCGCTTTTTCCCAATCGGGGGATCAATCCAATAAACAGTGGAGCGAACGTTCTTCCAAGAATGCCAAAGCTCTTGGGAATATTGCTGACATACAAGCGGATGAAGAGGGCAACAGCGCCGTATGGCAGAAGAGCATGCCGGAATCTGTGCGGCTGGATTCCCGTGACTACCAGCCAAAATACACGCCCGAATTTGATGCGACCGCATAAGCGATCTTGTTTCTTCAGATTTTTGCCGGATTGGAGTGATATGCATGAGCAGTACAGGTGTAACAAGCACAACGGGTTCGCAACCAGCCAGTCAAAATGTTGCCCAAAGTATTACACAAGCGACGAACAACGCATTAGGCAAGGATGCATTTTTGCAGTTGCTGGTCACGCAGATGAAGTACCAGGATCCGCTGCAGCCGATGAATAATACACAATTTGTGTCGCAGTTGGCGCAGTTTAGTTCACTGGAACAAATGAGCAATGTGGCCAATGAGCAGCAAAGCATGATCACGCAAATCGAAGGTTTGCGACAATCGACGCAATTGGGGGTCGGATTTCAATTGCTCGGTACGAATGTGCAAGTGCAGACAACCGATTCGTCCGTTTCCGGGCAAGTGACTGCAGTCAAAAATGATCCGAATAACGGCACCGTATTGGTGATCGGCAATACGAACGTACCTCTTTCCACCATACAATCCATCGAGAAAGGGTGATAAAGATATGCCGTCAGACTGGATCTACGGTCAAAGTCTCTATCGTCCTGTTTCGAAGCCGGAACATGCGCCAGCGCACCAGCAGCAACGCAAATCCGTTCCAATTGGCCATTCGAAACACTCGTTTGCAGACGTTTTGCACACGAAGATCCAAGCGTCCGGAAATCAGTCGGAAATAGAGACAGACGATCGGCCGCTGCTCTTTTCAAAACACGCAGAAGAGCGATTGCGACTGCGCTCGATACAAATTACACCGGATCAAATGCGCAGAATTCAATCGGGGATTGAACAAGTGGCGCAAAAAGGCGGAAAAGATTCTTTGGTCATATGCGGAAATGTATCCCTTGTTGTGAATATACCAAAGCGTACTGTCATTACGGCATTGGATGGAACTGCACCCAACAATCATGTCTTTACAAACATCGACAGCGCCGTGATCGTATAAGCCGGACCTCTTGGAGGAAGCTTGCGGGAAACGGAAGGACAGAAGTTTCCCCGGTACGCCAATACTTAAAGGAGGGTTTATTCATGTTAAAATCGCTGTATTCAGGAATTTCCGGCATGCATGCATTTCAAACAAAATTGGATGTGATCGGAAATAATATCGCAAACGTCAATACGGTAGGGTTTAAAACCGGCCGTGTCATGTTTAGCGACATTTTAAGCCAAACGGTGCAAGGCGCTTCAGCGGGCAACGGAAATGGAATCGCCGGCACAAATCCGCAGCAAATTGGACTTGGCACGCAAATCAGCAACATCGATACGATCTTTACAAATGGAAGTCCGGAGACGACAAACAATCCGCTTGATGTCGCGATCAGCGGCGACGGCTTTTTTACAGTATCCAATGACGGCGGTACAACACAGTATTATACCCGGGCGGGAGACTTCTCCATTGACAACAATGGGTATTTGACACTCCCCAACGGATATCAGGTATTGGATTCCAACGGCTCACCCATTCAAATTCCCAGCGGCAGCAAATTTACGTCGATTGCGCCGGACGGGACGGTTACATATTCCGATCTGGCGACTGGAACACCGACAAAGGGACCGCAAATCGGGTTGACTGTGTTTCCGAATCCGGCAGGTTTGACGAAAATCGGCGGCAACATGTACCAAGCGTCCGACAACTCCAATCCTGGCGGAGCGACATCGCTTCCCACTCCAGTTGCTCCTGGGACGGGTGGCACAAATCAACTTCAAGTGGGCACGCTGGAAATGTCAAATGTCGATTTGACGAATGAGTTTGCCGAGATGATTGTTGCACAGCAAGGGTTTAATGCAAACTCCAAAATTATCACGACAGACAATCAAATTTTGCAGACTGTCGTGAATTTAAAGCAATAATCGTTTTTAATAGTGCGCGTTCAAATTTTCATTTTGATTGGAAAAGCGTGGGCGAAGGCGTATCTACCTTCGCCAGGTTCCGGGGAGGATTGGGTTATATGATACGCCTTACACGCTTGAATGGTTCGAAAATGGTTGTAAACGGTTTGTTTGTAGAGATGATTGAAGCGACGCCGGATACGGTAATTACATTGACTACCGGGAAGAAAATAGTCGTCAAAGAACCGGTCGATGCAGTGATCGATGCGGTCGTTCAATTTTATCGAACGGTCGGTTTCATCAAACAAACCGTGCTTGTCAAAGCGGAGGGTACCAATACCAATGAAGAATAAATTAGTAAAAACGATGATCCTGATTTTGCTGATCATCACCGTACTCGCTGTTGGAATTGTATTTGGATATGTTTATTTTTTCAAATCGCCGGGAGTGAACAAACCTCATGTACCAACAGCGGCTGAAATGTCGGCTGCCCAATATGCGCTGCCGCAAATTACCACGAATCTGCAAGGAGGCAGCATTATTCAGGTCACCATCACGCTGCAGGCAGATTCCAGCAAGGCAAAAGATGAGCTTGACAAACGCAAGGCGCAAGTCATGGACACAATTAACGGTTTGCTGCATGACATGACCAAAGTGGATTTGGAAAAACCGGATGGATTGAATCTGCTGAAGAAAAAAATTATTCAAAGCATCAATTCCTATATGAGTGATGGTAAAGTGACGGATGTGTACTATGCAAATCCGATTATTCAATAAGCACAAGAGAGAAAGATATTCTGTCATCAAGAAGCAAAAGGTTGTAACGAGGGAGAGGAGTGGTGGAATTGGCTGAAGTTTTATCTCAAGCGGAAATTGACGCCCTTCTTTCTGCATTATCTTCTGGAGAATTGATTGCAGACGACATTCGAAAAGACGAAACGGAACGAAAAGTCAGGGTTTACGATTTCAAACGCGCCATGCGTTTCTCAAAAGATCAAGTACGCAGTATGACAAGGATTTTTGAAAACTATGGACGGTTTTTAACATCCTATTTTTCGGCGCAATTGCGTACGTATGTTGAAATAGACGTAGCTTCTGTCGATCAATTGCCCTATGAGGAATTTATCCGCTCGATCCCCAAAATGACAATTTTAAATATATTCAATATTCATCCTTTAGAAGGAAAATTTGTCATGGAAATTAATCCGAATGTCGCTTTTGCCATGCTTGACCGGCTGATGGGGGGAACCGGAAATCTGATGGAAACGTCCCGCAGTTTGACAGAAATTGAAACGTCTGTCATGGAGCAGATTTTCCATCGGGCATTAGATAGTTTTCGTGATGCTTGGAAAGATATTATCGATTTTCTGCCGGAACTTGATGTAATTGAAGAAAACCCGCAATTTATGCAGTTGGTGTCGCCGAATGAAACGGTTGCCGTTGTAACGTTAAGTGTAAAAATAGGTGAAATTACCGGAATGATTAATTTTTGTATGCCGCATGTGGTGCTTGAACCGATTATTCCCAAACTTTCCGTTCATTATTTTGTCGATCAGCAAAAATCGAAACGGGAAAGGCCGGAAGATCAGGAAACCATCAAAAAACAGTTGAATCGGGCATTTGTAACTGTGAGCGCCGAGCTTGGGCATACCAGAATTCAAGTACGGGAACTCCTGGAATTAAGTGTCGGGGATGTAATTACATTGGATGATTCCATTGATGATCGCATAAAGCTTTTCGTAGGCGGCAAACAGAAGTTTTTTGGGCAACCTGGCTTGTATAAAGGAAAGGTAGCTATGCAAATCACTTCCGTAATCGATGAAGAAGGAGGGCTGGACGAATGAATAATAAAGATTTGTTGTCACAAGAGGAGATTGATGCGTTACTTCGTCAGGGTTCCCAAGACGAAGCGTCCACGACTCCCGCTTCTGATTTAATAGATCATGCCATGTATGTCAGGGACTATTTGACCGAATTCGAACAAGACACAATCGGTGAAATTGGCAACATTACATTTGGAACGGCTGCGACAACGTTATCCACATTACTGCGGCAAAAGGTCGATATTACAACACCCACTGTATCTGTCGTAAGGCGAGACGAAATTGCGGACGATGTACCGCTTCCGCATGTAACGATCCGCGTCGAGTATACGGATGGATTTGAGGGGGCCAACGTATTGGCCATTCGCACCGATGATGCAAAGATCATCGCTGACTTAATGTTGGGCGGTGATGGAACAAATGTTGCAGATGAATTAAATGAACTGCATCTGAGTGCCGTCGCGGAAGCAATGAATCAAATGATGGGATCCGCTTCAACATCCATGTCCACTTTATTCAATAAATTTGTCAACATCTCACCTCCGGCTGTCGAGGTCATTGATTTTACCGGATTTTCCATGGAAAGCTTATTTCCCAATGACACGATACTGTTAAAAGTTTCATTCCGGCTGATCGTCGGTACATTGATCGATAGTCATATTATGCAATTGTTGCCAGTCACGTTTGCGAAGACTTTAATCAGTGCTTTGACGGGTGGCATGATGGATGCGCCAGTGGATTCGGCGCCAAGTTCAACGCAATCGCAACGTTCACTGCAGCGAGAGGATGTTGTGGCGCCACATGCACCAGTGCAACAGCCGATCGTGGATGCACTGCCGAACCGAAATGACGGAATTCCATATGCACCAAATCCTGCAGCAACTTCCAATCATATGCCGGAATATGCAGGACCGGGCGGTTCTGGCAATATGCCGGGAAATACAGGATATATGCCGCCATATGGGCAGCCCATGTATCCCTCCAATCCGTATCAGGGATATGGCGGGTATCCGCCCAACCAAGCAGCATCGGCGTATGGTGCATATGCGACGGAACGGCCGAAAGTGATGTCGGAACCCAAAAATGTGCAGCCTGCACAGTTTAGCCCATTGGAAGGCAATATGCATTCATATGCAAGTATGGGGAATCTTGATTTATTGTTGGATATTCCGTTGTCTGTTACTGTAGAGTTGGGGCGCACACGGAAATTGATACGTGAAATTCTCGAACTTGCTCCAGGGGCGATTGTGGAGCTTGATAAATTAGCTGGAGAGCCCGTTGACATTCTTATCAATAATAAGTTGATTGCAAAAGGAGAAGTAGTCGTCATCGACGAAAATTTTGGCGTGCGGGTCACCGATATTATTAGTCCGGCTGACCGTATACGCAAACTTCAATAGCAGCAGAAGTTACGTTAGCAGCAGAAGTTACGTTGCTATTTCCAAATATATAATTTTATTTCTTGAAGGAGAGATTGATAGCATGCCAGCGAAAATTTTGATTGTGGATGATGCTGCATTTATGAGAATGATGATTAAAGAGATCATTTCAAAAAATGGGTATGAGGTTGCAGGCGAAGCGAGCGATGGTGCTCAAGCCGTGCAAAAATATAAGGATTGCCATCCGGACTTGGTAACAATGGACATAACAATGCCGGAGATGGATGGTATTCAGGCGTTGCGGGAGATTCGCAAATTTGATCCGGGTGCTAAAATTATTATGTGTTCTGCGATGGGGCAGCAGGCAATGGTTATCGATGCAATACAAGCAGGAGCCAAAGATTTCGTTGTCAAACCATTTCAAGCAGATCGTGTAATCGAAGCGATCAAAAAAACGTTAGGGTAATTACGGATTGATCATGAAATACTCGTCATGTTCGTTTGTCATAACTGCCAAAAAAAACTTGGTAGGTATGCTTTTTGGTATATTGTATACATTTGTTCCGGTTTATGTTTTTGCTGCTCCACAGACTGTGCAAGGGTTCTATCATAAGGATACGGCCGGTTCGCAAACGAATGATATCACCGGACAAACGGCCGCTACATCCGGATGGATCACAGCATTCCAGACAATTCTTGCTTTATTGATTCTGGTGGCTATCATTTATTTTGGCTTAAAACTATTAAATCGAAACATGTCTCGCCAGCGTTCCAGCTTGGTTGTTCAAGTTTTGGCGCAACAGCCGTTGACGACAAGTCGGAGTATTCATCTGGTAGAAATCGCAGGCCAATTGTATGTGTTGGGTGTTGGAGAATCGGTCACGTGTCTCGATAAAATTACGGATGAATCCACGATTCGGAACATTATCGAAAAAGTGAACCAAACACAAGAGCCTGTCAACTCTTTTCAAAATCTGGGCAGTTGGCTATCTCCATACAAGAAACAGTTGGCAACGCTTGTGCGGCGAAAGAGACAACGATTCAACGATCCGAATACGGATGCCGAATCGATTGAGGCAAGCAATTTTCAAGAGGCGTTGGAACGTCAGTTGGAATCCTTGCGCACCGTGCGGGAATCCTTGGAGATGGATCGGCAAATATCAGAAAATGATCATGATCATCAGAAGGAAAACAGGGGGAACGGATGAAAACGCGCGTTACGCTACTATTCGTGAGTTTGCTAATCGGTTTTATTTGGTTCTCGACTGCTTCCGGTCAAGTGTATGCAGCTACTTCAACACCTGTCATTCCGGGTGTCCAATTTGGAATTAATACGTCAGATCAACCGCAAAATGTGGCAACTTCTTTACAGATTCTATTAGTATTGACTGTCTTGACATTGGCGCCGGCAATTTTGGTATTGATGACATCCTTTACAAGGATCGTCGTTGTATTGTCTTTTGTGAAAAATGCGTTGGGAACTCCTCAAGCGCCGCCAAGTCAGGTTTTAATTAGTTTGGCATTATTTCTGACGTTATTTATTATGACACCCACATTTTCACAGGTGAATCAGACCGCACTGCAGCCGTATTTGGCCGGAACGATTTCACAGTCGGAGGCGCTGCAAAAGGCGGAGATACCCTTTAAACACTTTATGGCAAAAGAGACGCGGGAGAAGGATTTGGAGTTGTTTTTGCAATACCGCCACGACCCGCAACCGAAGTCGATTGAAGACATTCCTTTGTCTGCATTGGTTCCCGCCTATACGATCAGCGAGTTGAAGACGGCTTTTCAAATCGGCTTTATGATTTATATTCCGTTTATTGTGATCGATATGGTTGTCGCTACGACGATCATGTCGATGGGCATGGTGATGTTGCCGCCTGCGATGATTTCCTTGCCATTTAAAATTTTATTGTTCGTCATGGTTGACGGATGGTATCTTGTCGTGAAATCCTTGTTGGCCGGCTATCAATAATGTGAGCAGAAGTTGGATGGCGGATCAAGGAAAATTGCCCGGCAACAAAAGAGGGAATACCGTAAAATACATGGAATGGAAGGATGGAAAGATGGGAGAAGAACTGATTTTTAAAATAGGGGAAGATACGTTGATGACTGTCCTTAAAGTTTCTGCTCCTATATTAGTGTTCGGACTTGTCGTTGGATTGCTCGTCAGTGTTTTTCAGGCAGCAACGCAAATTAATGAACAAACATTGTCTTTTATACCGAGAATTTTGGCCATATTTTTGGCAATGCTGCTATTCGGGCCATGGATGTTGCATGTGATGTTGGACTTTACTCGGGGAATTCTAAATAATTTATCCAGCTTTATCTATTAATGAACAGCATGTTCGATATTTTTGGGCATTTGGTCTTATTTTTACTTGTTCTTGGAAGAGTTGCGAGTATGGTCATGGTTATGCCATTTTTCAGTGTTCGGTATATTCCGGCACAAGTTAAAATTGCGTTTGCGATGATTGTTGCGCTTTTGATTGTCGAGACAATCTATTCTGGTACTATGGGTCATGACCTATCGATACTTTCTTTTGGCCAGTTTTTATTTTTGTTCGTAAAAGAAGTGTTAGTGGGACTTTTATTAGGCTTTATTTCATCTTTGGCTTTTGCAGCGATTCAATTTTCAGGCCAATTAATTGATGTTCAGATTGGATTTTCCGCAATTACGATTCTCGACCCGCAAAGCAATCAACCTTTACCGGTCATCGGTAATTTTGAATATATACTTGTGTTTTTTATTTTTTTATTAGAAGACGGACACCAGGCGTTAATTGAAGCGATGCTGCAAAGCTTCACGTTGATACCGGTAGAACATGGAGTATTTACGGCATCGATTTTGAACACGATAATTCAGTCGTTTTCCGTATTGTTTTTAATCTCTTTAAAACTTTCCATCCCGATCATTGGCGCTTTATTTTTAACGGATGTCGCATTAGCGGTGATTTCGAAGGCAGTTCCGCAAATTAACGTGTTTTCCTTGGGGTATCCCGTAAAAATATTCATTGGATTGTTTTTGTTGGCAGTCATCATTCCGACACTTGCTATGCTGTTTCATGCACTATTCCAAACCATGTTTGCAGAAATTGATGACGCTTTGCATGCGTTGGGAG
Above is a window of Fodinisporobacter ferrooxydans DNA encoding:
- the fliH gene encoding flagellar assembly protein FliH yields the protein MSLSRIIKSTETSLARAKVIEIIQVSFDPGHERDSVDRSDPGKHEIVEETAMQQKLLERFEQEKLQAWIQLEQEKQRLQEEYEQLKHALLSEQKQAMETARKDGFASGYDEGKNKAFEEYRTTIEKSEQILRYTQQERLDYLAENEPFMIELVCEIARRVIHRQLQVSPDLLIPIIKQALQEIQDYQKVEIRVHPDDYEHVFQSKHTLVNSIPGQSEILIIPDSNVENGGCVIQSEFGTVDARIDTQLSEIKRALTSVARGTD
- the fliI gene encoding flagellar protein export ATPase FliI, with product MRLPNERLQLYKNYLHQVKPIRVNGKVTKVIGITVESQGPAAKIGDICKIHSSTREATLAEVVGFRDHRVVLMPFSDMSAIGPGSEIVGTGESLRVRVGRELLGRIVNGLGEPIDSYGDLFTQTVYPAQQNPPNPLTRPRITDVQEVGVRAIDALLTIGRGQRVGVFAGSGVGKSTLLGMIARNTAADVNVIALIGERGREVREFIDKDLGSEGLQRSVVVVATSDQPPLMRIKGAFVATSIAEYFRDQGYSVNLMMDSVTRVAMAQREIGLAIGEPPTTKGYTPSVFALLPKLLERAGTSEKGTITGLYTVLVDGDDLNEPIADAVRGILDGHIVLSRDLANRGHFPAIDVLGSISRLMTDITDFDQRDAARKLRTILAVYRDAEDLIKIGAYQSGTNERVDIAIRHVDQAEDFLRQDMHEQATFSDSRLRLLEHFGGINI
- a CDS encoding flagellar FliJ family protein; protein product: MNRKVATSTKIANFKKHLRGTAELEYEEACNQLNAWQKKLDDKQREVHEAQSSVSIALEARMHTAEIVSWQRFIDVCKQQMAELSMHCQRTEALCKEKRERLIESYQEEQKWIEYRNRQIILQKKALEFSEQKFLDELAVQRNSRPE
- a CDS encoding MotE family protein gives rise to the protein MGAKEKKNRFQWFLYIVCIPVLFTLLLSMVVLSMLGFPVIGKLKTVFHSMYTHGNATNVQKTANQKQTTANQNSNGNLQAAIRQLQSKNQQLNQSNNSDNQEISALQQQVKQLRQQLTAANQVSQTYVDQAKVYAAMQPDQAAKIIQQLPENVALQVLSHLQQTTEAAIFDKMDPKTAANYLAKLAH
- a CDS encoding flagellar hook-length control protein FliK, whose protein sequence is MGFGAAFIRSQTQLLTQGAKGTSAKTSQDSAQGQSNTQGQGIFAEFLKFEQILLPAKKMNAAFPTVDAKHKTSTTKDMSNPETLQIVLQSLQASILQLQHVMQANQSLPRVLDQQQKKAADQLLTDIESFLGQIKANAAGLGVQNDAIKTNPLFDSLQTQWQTVKQDLQSLAKFPALDPRISKILDSVRNFQLLQTASQKPSGVSLQNPLMASQIHTSPAADQAVVDAMTHNSSAKAEPVKKNALMQQDAGNVLQGMAGSSVSSHTVNVNVPEKVPVARFSTAFQQMLDQSMHQAGTGIMQDQNGTTQFRMKLVPEGLGEVHVVITSDNSQVSVQLTTATDQARQLLEAQTQNLRDILSAKGLTCDSVQVTTGVPDLSFAFSQSGDQSNKQWSERSSKNAKALGNIADIQADEEGNSAVWQKSMPESVRLDSRDYQPKYTPEFDATA
- a CDS encoding flagellar hook capping FlgD N-terminal domain-containing protein, with translation MSSTGVTSTTGSQPASQNVAQSITQATNNALGKDAFLQLLVTQMKYQDPLQPMNNTQFVSQLAQFSSLEQMSNVANEQQSMITQIEGLRQSTQLGVGFQLLGTNVQVQTTDSSVSGQVTAVKNDPNNGTVLVIGNTNVPLSTIQSIEKG
- a CDS encoding TIGR02530 family flagellar biosynthesis protein, which translates into the protein MPSDWIYGQSLYRPVSKPEHAPAHQQQRKSVPIGHSKHSFADVLHTKIQASGNQSEIETDDRPLLFSKHAEERLRLRSIQITPDQMRRIQSGIEQVAQKGGKDSLVICGNVSLVVNIPKRTVITALDGTAPNNHVFTNIDSAVIV
- the flgF gene encoding flagellar basal-body rod protein FlgF, which translates into the protein MLKSLYSGISGMHAFQTKLDVIGNNIANVNTVGFKTGRVMFSDILSQTVQGASAGNGNGIAGTNPQQIGLGTQISNIDTIFTNGSPETTNNPLDVAISGDGFFTVSNDGGTTQYYTRAGDFSIDNNGYLTLPNGYQVLDSNGSPIQIPSGSKFTSIAPDGTVTYSDLATGTPTKGPQIGLTVFPNPAGLTKIGGNMYQASDNSNPGGATSLPTPVAPGTGGTNQLQVGTLEMSNVDLTNEFAEMIVAQQGFNANSKIITTDNQILQTVVNLKQ
- a CDS encoding flagellar FlbD family protein; this encodes MIRLTRLNGSKMVVNGLFVEMIEATPDTVITLTTGKKIVVKEPVDAVIDAVVQFYRTVGFIKQTVLVKAEGTNTNEE
- a CDS encoding flagellar basal body-associated FliL family protein, with amino-acid sequence MKNKLVKTMILILLIITVLAVGIVFGYVYFFKSPGVNKPHVPTAAEMSAAQYALPQITTNLQGGSIIQVTITLQADSSKAKDELDKRKAQVMDTINGLLHDMTKVDLEKPDGLNLLKKKIIQSINSYMSDGKVTDVYYANPIIQ